Proteins found in one Nostoc sp. NIES-3756 genomic segment:
- the sat gene encoding sulfate adenylyltransferase, whose translation MSQHPDAIAAHGGQLVNRIATPEQREEFLSKAEFLPRVQLDERAVSDLEMIAIGGFSPLTGFMNQEDYDRVVTEMRLANGLAWSIPITLSVSEEQAASLQEGGLVRLDNPRGQYIGVLQLTQKYRYDKTREAINVYRTDEAKHPGVQVLYNQGAVHLAGDIWLLERSSHPLFPDYQIDPVVSRQMFRDKGWKTIVGFQTRNPIHRAHEYIQKCALETVDGLFLHPLVGATKEDDIPADVRMRCYEILLEHYYPQDRVILAINPAAMRYAGPREAIFHALVRKNYGCTHFIVGRDHAGVGDYYGTYDAQYIFDEFEPGELGIVPMKFEHAFYCTRTKQMATTKTSPSRPEERVHLSGTKVREMLRRGELPPPEFSRPEVAAELARAMRVKVLA comes from the coding sequence TTGAGTCAGCATCCAGATGCCATTGCCGCGCACGGTGGACAGTTGGTTAATCGCATAGCCACCCCAGAACAAAGAGAAGAATTTCTTTCTAAAGCTGAGTTTCTGCCACGAGTGCAACTTGACGAACGGGCGGTTTCTGATTTAGAAATGATTGCGATCGGTGGTTTTAGCCCACTTACAGGCTTCATGAACCAGGAAGACTACGATCGCGTGGTGACAGAAATGCGCTTGGCTAACGGTCTTGCATGGTCAATACCAATCACACTCTCAGTCAGTGAAGAACAAGCTGCTTCTTTACAAGAAGGTGGCTTAGTGCGTCTGGATAACCCCAGAGGCCAGTACATCGGGGTTTTGCAACTCACACAAAAATATCGCTACGATAAAACCCGCGAAGCCATCAATGTCTATCGCACAGATGAAGCCAAACACCCAGGAGTACAAGTCCTATATAACCAAGGTGCTGTACACCTAGCTGGTGATATCTGGCTGCTGGAACGCAGTTCTCATCCTCTATTTCCCGATTATCAAATTGACCCAGTTGTTTCTCGACAAATGTTTAGAGACAAGGGCTGGAAAACCATAGTCGGTTTTCAAACCCGCAACCCCATTCACCGCGCCCACGAATATATTCAAAAGTGCGCCTTAGAAACCGTGGATGGTTTATTCTTACATCCCTTGGTAGGGGCGACAAAAGAAGACGACATCCCCGCCGATGTGCGGATGCGATGTTATGAAATCTTGCTAGAACACTACTATCCTCAAGACAGGGTAATCTTGGCAATTAATCCCGCCGCCATGCGCTACGCTGGCCCCCGCGAAGCCATCTTTCATGCCCTAGTCCGCAAAAATTACGGCTGCACCCACTTTATCGTCGGTCGAGATCATGCCGGTGTGGGTGACTATTACGGTACTTATGATGCTCAATATATCTTCGATGAATTTGAGCCAGGGGAATTAGGCATCGTACCCATGAAATTTGAACACGCCTTTTACTGCACCCGCACCAAACAAATGGCGACCACCAAAACCAGCCCCAGCCGCCCAGAAGAACGTGTCCATTTATCAGGAACCAAAGTCAGAGAAATGCTACGTCGCGGTGAACTACCACCACCAGAATTTTCTCGTCCCGAAGTAGCAGCAGAATTGGCACGGGCAATGCGAGTTAAGGTGTTAGCGTAA
- a CDS encoding peptidase domain-containing ABC transporter, translating to MKYIYVLQHSQEDCGAACIAAIAKYYGRNLTLSRIREVVGTGQFGTTLLGLQRGAQTLGFKAHSVKTSPELFNRINEAPLPAIIHWKGNHWVILYGKKGKNYVVADPAVGIRYLSQKELSEGWKDLLMLLLEPDAESFSQIESDRTSGFWRFFKRVWNFRSILAQALPLNLLLGVLSLASPFLLQILTDDVLVRGDTKLLTTMAIAVVVMNIISSSLGWVQSNLIAHFAQRLQLGLVMEFAKQILRLPLSYYETRRSGEIVSRLQDINQINQLVAQVVISLPSKFFIAVISFSLMTFYSWKLTIVALLISAIMTTSTIVFQPILRNRTRELLVQEAEAQGVLVETFKGALTLKTTTSGSQFFEEFNSRFGQLANLTFRTIQIGIINNSFSSFVSAVGSIFLLWCGGNLVINPSENLSIGQLLAFNSMNGNVLGLIATVISFVDEFTRAKTAVQRLTEVIDTTPENANDGKKPFAKITGNDEIICTNVNFHYVGRVDLLENFTLTIPGGKVTAIIGKSGCGKSTLAKLITGLYTLQSGNIRIGLYNLDDLSLDCLRQQVVLVPQDAHFWGRSIVENFRLGAPYVTFEQIVRACKIADADEFISKFPEKYQTVLGEFGANISGGQRQRLAIARAIVTEPPILILDESTGGLDPVSESLVLEQLLQHRRDKTTILISHRPQVISRANWIVFLEQGRLKMQGSLQDLRTQAGEHLDFLIH from the coding sequence ATGAAATACATTTATGTTTTACAACACAGTCAAGAAGATTGTGGTGCTGCTTGCATTGCGGCGATCGCCAAATATTATGGACGCAATTTAACTCTCAGTCGCATTCGGGAAGTTGTCGGTACAGGACAATTTGGGACAACTTTATTAGGTTTACAAAGAGGCGCACAAACTCTTGGTTTTAAAGCGCATTCTGTCAAAACTTCACCAGAACTTTTTAACCGCATCAATGAAGCACCATTACCAGCTATTATCCATTGGAAAGGCAACCATTGGGTAATTTTATATGGTAAAAAGGGTAAAAATTATGTAGTTGCAGATCCAGCCGTCGGTATTCGTTATCTCTCCCAAAAAGAGTTAAGCGAAGGTTGGAAAGATTTATTGATGCTGTTGCTAGAACCCGATGCTGAATCATTTTCGCAAATAGAAAGCGATCGCACTTCTGGTTTTTGGCGTTTCTTCAAGCGTGTTTGGAATTTTCGTAGTATCTTAGCACAAGCTTTACCCCTAAATTTACTACTGGGAGTCTTATCATTAGCTTCTCCCTTTCTATTGCAAATTCTTACGGATGATGTTTTAGTTCGTGGTGATACAAAACTACTGACGACAATGGCGATCGCAGTAGTAGTCATGAATATTATTTCTAGTAGTCTAGGTTGGGTACAGTCTAACTTAATTGCTCATTTTGCTCAACGTTTACAACTGGGTTTGGTAATGGAATTTGCTAAACAAATTCTCCGCTTACCCCTCAGCTATTACGAAACTCGCCGCAGTGGAGAAATTGTTAGTCGTCTGCAAGATATTAACCAAATTAATCAATTAGTAGCTCAAGTTGTCATTAGTTTACCTAGCAAATTTTTTATTGCAGTTATTTCTTTTAGCCTCATGACTTTCTATAGTTGGAAGTTAACTATAGTAGCTTTGTTAATATCTGCTATTATGACGACATCCACAATCGTCTTTCAACCTATTCTCCGCAATAGAACTCGTGAACTTTTAGTTCAAGAAGCAGAAGCACAAGGAGTTTTAGTAGAAACATTTAAAGGTGCATTAACCCTAAAAACTACCACATCAGGTTCACAATTTTTTGAGGAATTTAATAGCCGTTTCGGTCAACTTGCTAATTTAACCTTTCGGACAATTCAAATTGGGATTATCAACAATTCATTTTCTAGTTTTGTATCTGCTGTTGGTAGTATATTTTTACTCTGGTGTGGTGGTAATTTAGTCATTAATCCTTCAGAAAATTTGAGTATTGGTCAACTCTTGGCTTTTAACTCCATGAATGGTAATGTGTTGGGATTAATTGCCACTGTAATTAGTTTTGTAGATGAATTTACCCGTGCAAAAACTGCCGTTCAACGTCTCACGGAAGTGATAGATACTACACCTGAGAACGCCAATGACGGCAAAAAACCTTTTGCAAAGATTACAGGTAACGATGAAATTATTTGTACGAATGTCAACTTTCACTATGTTGGTCGAGTTGATTTATTAGAAAATTTTACTCTGACAATCCCCGGCGGTAAAGTGACTGCAATTATAGGAAAATCTGGCTGTGGTAAAAGTACCTTAGCTAAACTCATTACCGGATTATATACTCTGCAATCGGGGAATATTCGCATTGGTTTATATAACTTAGATGACCTCTCCCTTGATTGTTTGCGTCAGCAAGTAGTATTAGTTCCTCAAGATGCTCATTTTTGGGGTCGTTCAATTGTCGAAAACTTCCGTTTGGGTGCGCCTTATGTTACCTTTGAGCAGATTGTCAGAGCTTGTAAAATTGCAGATGCTGATGAGTTTATTAGTAAATTCCCAGAAAAATATCAAACAGTTTTAGGCGAATTTGGGGCGAATATCTCCGGTGGACAAAGACAGAGGTTAGCAATAGCAAGAGCGATAGTTACAGAACCCCCAATTCTCATTTTAGATGAATCTACAGGTGGGCTTGATCCTGTAAGTGAGAGCCTAGTATTAGAACAGTTATTACAACACCGTCGAGATAAAACCACAATCTTAATTAGCCACCGTCCGCAAGTAATTAGTCGGGCTAATTGGATTGTTTTTCTAGAGCAAGGTAGGTTAAAAATGCAAGGCTCATTACAAGATTTACGTACCCAAGCCGGAGAGCATTTAGATTTTCTAATTCATTAA
- a CDS encoding HlyD family secretion protein, with protein MLYIQNQKYIPPIPEDDALPPVGVWTSLLGLFLVASVGSAIALSSWVKYNVTVKAPAVVRPIGDVRLVQPEMEGTIQSILVAENQVVKQGDVIARLDTDQLQIKKSQLEGNIQQGKLQLIQIDSQIGSLDTQVQAELNLLERTIVSAQADLARNQRDYQERQITTKSEFIAAYAGLQKAAAVFRKAQADLDFAKVDRDRYQQLTEIGAIGRREYEQKKLVVEQAKSALEGEKRSMEIAQAKLQSAQAAVNPSTATVAIAQERIAQENAKGASTIATLQKEKQALIQRRIEMLSQLNQSQKELQQVEKQLRTSVIRATSDGIILKLNLRNPGQVVTTNEAIAQIVPQNTPLVIKAMVPTADIKKVEVGQKVQLRINACPYPDYGTLPGVVSAISPDAITPQSNNSTTESVAGYFEATIQPQKREFGNGDRHCYIQSGMEAEANIISKEETAMQFILRKARLITDL; from the coding sequence ATGCTTTATATACAAAATCAGAAATATATCCCACCAATCCCAGAAGATGATGCTTTACCACCTGTTGGTGTTTGGACATCTTTATTAGGATTATTTTTAGTAGCATCTGTTGGTTCGGCGATCGCACTCTCTTCTTGGGTAAAATACAATGTCACTGTGAAAGCACCTGCTGTTGTGCGTCCTATCGGTGATGTACGATTAGTACAACCAGAAATGGAAGGGACAATTCAAAGTATTTTGGTTGCAGAAAATCAAGTCGTCAAACAAGGAGATGTAATTGCACGTTTAGATACTGATCAATTACAAATCAAAAAGAGTCAATTGGAAGGTAATATCCAACAAGGTAAATTACAACTCATCCAAATTGATAGTCAAATCGGCTCTTTAGATACTCAAGTACAAGCTGAATTAAATCTTTTAGAACGAACAATTGTTTCGGCGCAAGCAGATTTAGCCCGAAATCAGCGAGATTATCAAGAACGACAAATTACTACAAAAAGTGAATTTATCGCTGCTTATGCAGGTTTACAAAAAGCCGCAGCCGTTTTTCGCAAAGCTCAAGCTGATTTGGATTTTGCTAAAGTAGATCGCGATCGCTATCAACAATTAACAGAAATTGGTGCTATTGGTAGGCGGGAGTATGAACAGAAAAAACTCGTCGTTGAACAGGCTAAATCAGCCTTAGAAGGCGAAAAAAGGTCAATGGAAATAGCCCAAGCTAAGTTGCAATCAGCCCAAGCTGCTGTTAATCCTAGCACGGCAACGGTAGCGATCGCTCAAGAACGTATCGCCCAAGAAAATGCTAAAGGTGCTTCCACCATCGCCACCTTACAAAAAGAGAAACAAGCCTTAATCCAGCGCCGGATAGAGATGCTTTCGCAACTCAACCAATCTCAAAAAGAATTGCAACAAGTAGAAAAGCAACTGCGAACTAGTGTAATTCGTGCTACCAGTGACGGAATTATCCTCAAGCTGAATCTGCGAAACCCTGGACAAGTTGTGACTACTAACGAGGCGATCGCCCAAATCGTACCACAAAATACTCCCCTAGTAATTAAGGCGATGGTTCCCACCGCAGATATTAAAAAAGTGGAGGTAGGACAAAAAGTGCAATTACGGATTAACGCTTGTCCTTATCCAGATTATGGGACTTTGCCAGGTGTAGTGAGCGCGATTTCTCCTGATGCAATTACTCCCCAATCTAACAATTCAACTACGGAATCGGTTGCAGGTTATTTTGAAGCAACTATCCAACCCCAAAAGAGAGAATTTGGTAATGGCGATCGTCATTGTTATATCCAATCAGGTATGGAAGCGGAAGCTAACATTATTTCCAAAGAAGAGACAGCAATGCAATTTATACTACGCAAGGCAAGACTAATCACCGATTTGTAG
- a CDS encoding response regulator transcription factor, which translates to MKQNTPEKAFIQFLVIDDHQSVLNGTVELLKRRFPESEFMTAINAENACHQLTTLQPDLLVMDLSIPQKPGTTARPDTGVQLLRQLMKNHCDLNIIVQSAHIRTLVRIRPDIDTHKGGFTVADKSLSTQEMLTRVDWALQGLTHTKDIKGIHTGIEIKPEWLRVLTLAFEEGLQDKAIAEKMCISERMVRHYWSKLQDALGVYPDDGKNIRIQTEKRAREEGLID; encoded by the coding sequence ATGAAGCAAAATACACCGGAAAAAGCATTCATCCAATTTCTAGTTATTGATGATCATCAATCAGTTCTTAATGGAACAGTAGAGCTACTAAAAAGGCGCTTTCCTGAATCTGAATTTATGACTGCTATTAATGCTGAAAATGCTTGTCATCAATTGACAACTTTACAACCAGACCTTCTAGTTATGGATCTTTCTATCCCACAAAAACCAGGAACTACAGCGCGTCCAGATACAGGAGTACAACTGCTGAGACAATTAATGAAAAACCACTGCGATTTGAATATCATAGTTCAAAGCGCCCATATTAGAACATTAGTCAGAATCAGGCCTGATATTGATACTCATAAAGGAGGCTTTACAGTAGCCGATAAAAGTCTTTCTACTCAAGAAATGTTGACTAGAGTTGATTGGGCATTACAGGGTTTAACTCATACAAAAGATATTAAAGGTATTCATACTGGCATAGAAATTAAACCAGAGTGGCTGAGAGTGTTAACTCTAGCATTTGAAGAAGGTTTGCAAGATAAAGCGATCGCTGAAAAAATGTGTATATCTGAGCGCATGGTGCGCCATTATTGGAGTAAGCTGCAAGATGCTTTGGGTGTTTATCCTGATGATGGCAAAAATATCCGCATCCAAACTGAGAAACGGGCTAGAGAAGAAGGGTTAATTGATTAA
- a CDS encoding ribonuclease Z: protein MQITFLGTSSGVPTRARNVSSVALRLPQRAQLWLFDCGEGTQHQLMRSDLKMSQLSRIFITHMHGDHIFGLMGLLASCGLAGNVQRVDIYGPSGLNEYIQSASRYSHTHFSYPIKVHAVRPGVVYEDEEFTVTCGPLHHRITAFGYRVAEKDRAGRFDVEKAQALQIPPGRVYGQLKRGETVTLADGRVINGAELCGPTEIGRKIAYCTDTIYCDGAVELAKDADVLIHEATFAHQDAEMAFQRLHSTTTMAAQTALAAGARRLLMTHFSPRYAPGNTVELKDLLQEARAIFPNTNMAYDFMAYEVPRRREVAMSEV, encoded by the coding sequence GTGCAGATTACATTTTTAGGGACGAGTTCTGGTGTACCCACAAGAGCGCGCAATGTATCCAGTGTTGCCCTCAGATTACCCCAACGGGCCCAGTTGTGGTTGTTTGATTGTGGTGAAGGTACTCAGCATCAACTTATGCGGAGTGACCTGAAAATGAGCCAATTATCCCGAATTTTTATTACCCACATGCACGGAGATCATATTTTTGGCTTGATGGGGCTTCTTGCTAGTTGTGGCTTGGCTGGAAATGTCCAGAGAGTAGATATTTATGGGCCATCTGGATTAAATGAGTATATCCAATCTGCTTCTCGTTACTCCCATACACATTTTTCCTATCCGATTAAAGTTCATGCTGTTCGTCCCGGTGTCGTCTATGAAGATGAAGAATTTACCGTGACTTGTGGCCCTTTACATCACCGCATTACCGCCTTTGGCTATCGCGTAGCCGAAAAAGACCGAGCCGGACGTTTTGATGTGGAAAAAGCCCAAGCTTTGCAAATTCCTCCTGGTAGGGTTTATGGTCAACTCAAGCGGGGGGAAACTGTTACCCTCGCGGATGGGCGTGTGATTAATGGTGCAGAGTTATGTGGCCCTACAGAAATTGGGCGGAAGATTGCTTATTGTACAGACACAATTTATTGTGATGGTGCTGTGGAATTAGCCAAAGATGCAGATGTGTTAATTCACGAGGCTACTTTTGCTCATCAAGATGCAGAGATGGCTTTTCAAAGGTTGCACTCAACAACGACAATGGCAGCACAAACTGCTTTGGCGGCTGGCGCACGTCGGTTATTGATGACTCATTTTAGCCCTCGTTATGCGCCTGGGAATACTGTGGAGTTGAAGGATTTGCTGCAAGAGGCTCGTGCTATCTTTCCTAATACGAATATGGCTTACGATTTTATGGCTTATGAGGTTCCGCGACGGAGAGAGGTGGCGATGAGTGAGGTTTGA
- a CDS encoding DUF433 domain-containing protein, with product MVQATEYLYVVRDDEILHGEPIIRGTRTPVRAIVETWRMGIAPEEIPKGMPHLTLGQVFGALTYYSDHQDEINQYIEKNRIPGELIDPLVRDL from the coding sequence ATGGTTCAAGCAACGGAATATCTTTATGTTGTTCGGGATGATGAGATTCTACATGGAGAACCTATCATCCGAGGAACTCGGACACCCGTCAGAGCAATAGTCGAAACTTGGCGAATGGGTATTGCACCAGAGGAAATCCCCAAAGGGATGCCACACCTGACTTTGGGACAAGTCTTTGGAGCATTAACTTACTACAGCGACCACCAGGACGAAATTAATCAATATATTGAAAAAAACCGCATTCCTGGCGAATTGATAGATCCATTGGTTAGAGATTTGTGA